One window from the genome of Thalassospira xiamenensis M-5 = DSM 17429 encodes:
- the tsaD gene encoding tRNA (adenosine(37)-N6)-threonylcarbamoyltransferase complex transferase subunit TsaD, which produces MIVLGIETSCDETAAAVVNDKREVMSNRVLSQLDDHRPYGGVVPEIAARAHLEHLDRLVAEAMDDAGVDFADLDAVACTGGPGLIGGVMVGAMTAKAIAFAAQKPFLAVNHLEGHALTVRLTDDVAFPYLLLLVSGGHCQVLIVEGVGQYKRIGTTIDDAVGEAFDKTAKMMGLGYPGGPALEKTAEAGNPDRFGLPRPLRGRPGCDFSFSGLKTAVRIYLDGFPVEQQTAEVKADLAASFQRAVGDTLIDRTRNAIFEFMRDYPTGKTLVLAGGVAANKYLRTRLTELTDQAGMTLVAPPLELCTDNAAMIAWAGLERFRLGQHDELDFKPRPRWPLDPEAPKRPGAGVKA; this is translated from the coding sequence ATGATCGTATTGGGTATCGAAACCAGTTGTGATGAAACGGCGGCAGCTGTCGTGAATGACAAGCGCGAGGTTATGTCCAACAGGGTGCTTTCGCAGCTTGACGATCATCGTCCTTATGGTGGTGTTGTTCCGGAAATTGCGGCACGCGCGCATCTTGAACATCTTGACCGTCTTGTCGCCGAAGCGATGGATGATGCGGGTGTTGATTTTGCCGATCTTGATGCCGTGGCCTGCACAGGTGGCCCCGGTCTGATTGGTGGCGTTATGGTGGGGGCCATGACCGCGAAGGCGATTGCCTTTGCCGCCCAGAAGCCGTTTCTGGCCGTCAATCATCTTGAAGGTCATGCGCTTACGGTGCGCCTTACGGATGATGTTGCATTTCCTTATCTGCTGTTGCTGGTTTCCGGCGGTCATTGCCAGGTCCTGATCGTTGAAGGTGTTGGCCAATACAAGCGGATCGGGACGACCATCGATGACGCGGTGGGTGAAGCATTCGACAAAACCGCGAAAATGATGGGGCTTGGTTATCCGGGTGGCCCTGCGCTTGAAAAAACGGCGGAGGCCGGGAACCCGGACCGGTTTGGTCTGCCCCGACCGTTACGCGGGCGTCCCGGCTGTGATTTTTCGTTTTCGGGTTTGAAGACTGCGGTCCGCATCTATCTCGACGGGTTTCCTGTCGAACAGCAAACTGCCGAAGTCAAAGCTGATCTGGCGGCTTCGTTCCAGCGGGCAGTGGGTGATACGCTTATTGATCGCACACGAAACGCAATTTTCGAATTCATGCGCGATTATCCGACGGGCAAGACTTTGGTGCTTGCCGGTGGGGTTGCGGCAAACAAATATTTGCGGACCCGTTTAACGGAACTGACCGATCAGGCTGGTATGACGCTTGTTGCGCCACCGTTGGAGCTTTGTACTGATAATGCCGCCATGATTGCCTGGGCAGGGTTGGAACGTTTTCGCCTCGGTCAGCATGACGAACTGGATTTCAAGCCGCGACCGCGCTGGCCGCTTGACCCAGAGGCACCAAAGCGTCCGGGTGCGGGCGTGAAGGCCTGA
- the hemC gene encoding hydroxymethylbilane synthase yields MTNTSDTVKLRIGTRGSPLAMAQAHEVRDKLAKAHPELAAEGAIAITVITTTGDKILDRALSEIGGKGLFTKEIDDALMGGEIDLAVHSMKDVPTVLPDGMILPTILPREDVRDAFISLKYKSFAEMPAGSVIGSASLRRQAMILNKYPDLKVVTFRGNVQTRLRKLEEGQVDATLLAMAGLNRLNRPEVATAAISEDDMLPAVAQGAIGITIRETDNQTHNWLSALNCPASAIRVTAERAALRALDGSCRTPIAALAEYLPDGRMRLRVSIVRPDGSERLDTERMIDDPDLANAAAAGTDAGNELKERGGSDFISA; encoded by the coding sequence ATGACAAACACATCTGATACCGTAAAACTCCGCATCGGCACACGTGGCTCTCCCCTGGCGATGGCTCAGGCGCATGAAGTCCGCGACAAGCTTGCGAAAGCGCATCCCGAACTCGCCGCCGAAGGCGCGATTGCCATTACCGTTATTACAACGACGGGCGACAAGATTCTTGATCGCGCATTGTCGGAAATCGGTGGCAAGGGGTTATTCACCAAGGAAATTGATGATGCCCTGATGGGTGGCGAGATTGATCTTGCTGTTCACAGTATGAAAGATGTGCCGACGGTGCTGCCAGATGGCATGATTTTGCCAACGATCCTGCCGCGCGAAGACGTGCGCGATGCGTTTATTTCTCTGAAATACAAAAGCTTTGCCGAAATGCCTGCGGGATCGGTGATCGGCTCGGCATCCTTACGCCGCCAGGCAATGATCCTTAATAAATATCCCGATCTCAAGGTTGTGACATTCCGTGGCAATGTCCAAACCCGCCTCCGCAAGCTTGAAGAGGGTCAGGTGGATGCCACACTTCTGGCAATGGCAGGTTTGAACCGGCTAAACCGTCCAGAAGTTGCAACTGCTGCAATTTCCGAGGACGACATGCTCCCCGCTGTTGCCCAAGGGGCAATCGGTATTACTATTCGCGAAACTGACAACCAGACGCACAACTGGCTTTCTGCTTTGAACTGTCCGGCATCGGCCATCCGCGTCACGGCTGAACGCGCGGCGTTACGTGCGCTCGACGGTTCATGTCGCACCCCTATTGCTGCTCTTGCCGAATATCTCCCGGATGGCAGAATGCGTTTACGGGTCAGCATTGTGCGCCCGGATGGCAGCGAACGACTGGATACTGAACGAATGATTGATGATCCGGACCTGGCAAATGCCGCAGCCGCCGGAACCGATGCCGGTAACGAGCTCAAAGAGCGTGGCGGGTCAGACTTTATCTCGGCCTAG
- a CDS encoding uroporphyrinogen-III synthase: MAGQTLSRPSRVNGAIWNISGETMGPLILNTRPEADSQELETTLLQRGYRLLSAPMLRIEFPKNPDQLDLADVQALIFTSANGVRAFTRQCDDRRYPALCVGDATARTAQQAGFNDIRSANGDIHDLARLIKDQIDPTNGALFHPAARKVAGDLGSLLRDGNFDIRRQTMYDAVPSDCLPNEVVSAISAHHIDAVLFFSPRTAESFVKLIERHKLQKDLVGTRAICLSSAVQDRLSVLTWLKTEVAKHPTQEYLLSALENAFA, from the coding sequence GTGGCGGGTCAGACTTTATCTCGGCCTAGTCGGGTTAATGGCGCGATCTGGAATATCAGCGGGGAGACTATGGGACCATTGATCCTCAATACCCGACCGGAAGCCGATTCGCAGGAACTCGAAACCACGCTTCTGCAACGTGGTTATCGCCTGCTTTCGGCACCGATGTTGCGGATCGAGTTTCCCAAAAACCCGGATCAGCTTGATCTTGCTGATGTGCAGGCATTGATATTTACCTCTGCTAATGGTGTGCGTGCCTTTACCCGGCAATGCGATGACCGGCGTTATCCGGCTTTGTGTGTAGGTGATGCCACTGCGCGCACCGCACAACAGGCCGGTTTCAACGATATACGAAGTGCTAACGGTGACATTCACGATTTGGCACGCCTGATCAAAGATCAGATTGATCCGACAAACGGGGCGTTATTCCATCCTGCGGCCCGCAAGGTCGCCGGAGATCTGGGATCACTTTTGCGAGACGGAAACTTCGATATCCGAAGGCAAACCATGTATGATGCCGTTCCGTCCGATTGTCTTCCAAATGAGGTCGTCAGCGCGATTTCTGCCCATCATATTGATGCAGTTTTATTTTTCTCTCCCCGTACGGCGGAAAGCTTTGTTAAGCTGATTGAAAGACACAAGCTGCAAAAAGATCTGGTCGGTACACGTGCAATTTGTCTGAGTTCGGCAGTGCAAGATCGCCTAAGCGTCCTTACATGGCTAAAGACAGAAGTGGCAAAACACCCGACACAGGAATACCTTCTTTCGGCACTAGAGAACGCATTCGCCTGA
- a CDS encoding COG4223 family protein, which translates to MQKKRGGRAILLFVIIIAGALATGWLTRTLWWRDAEPVLSQYVPAEILAEITPAEVADNQSSGTGSEPTTDSATPSTSANDAPGTSSSITPGAPERDDAMIGNEDNLSEPTDNAFARNEKAPSEDDETVVVDTALTERLSRLEGTINALRERLDSERGDSLNSTVARRMAEIETRTAPIEELARVEAELSGVAAEMRDLSARLSTMEEEVRATAGLRVESRGQAIAMAVTILRDAVQRGGSFMIALNQLERSGSDDPVIAEQISALKPLADRGAPTIEKLRQSFPAMAQKAVQASSDDHSGSVLDATWANIKKLIPVRRIDVVGEESLDGRLVTAETALESDDLDGAIAALDGIKGDNAKAAVNEWLEDAKSRQVLNGAIATLSAHAINLLTGDGSANTGDSQ; encoded by the coding sequence GTGCAAAAAAAGCGTGGTGGTCGCGCAATCCTGTTGTTTGTGATCATTATTGCCGGTGCTTTGGCCACCGGATGGCTGACACGTACCCTTTGGTGGCGTGACGCGGAACCCGTCCTGAGCCAGTATGTGCCTGCTGAAATCCTGGCGGAGATCACACCGGCAGAAGTGGCGGATAACCAATCGTCAGGAACTGGTAGCGAGCCGACAACCGATAGTGCCACACCATCCACATCTGCCAATGATGCACCCGGAACTTCATCAAGCATAACGCCTGGTGCGCCGGAACGTGACGATGCAATGATCGGTAATGAAGACAACCTGTCTGAGCCAACAGACAATGCTTTTGCCCGCAATGAAAAAGCACCATCAGAAGATGATGAAACAGTCGTCGTCGATACGGCATTGACCGAACGCCTGTCGCGTCTCGAAGGTACAATCAACGCCTTGCGTGAACGCCTTGACAGTGAACGCGGCGATTCGCTGAACTCCACGGTTGCACGCCGGATGGCAGAAATTGAAACCCGCACCGCACCGATTGAAGAACTGGCACGGGTCGAAGCCGAACTTTCTGGTGTTGCAGCAGAAATGCGCGATCTGTCAGCACGTCTGTCAACCATGGAAGAAGAAGTGCGGGCAACTGCCGGTCTTCGGGTTGAAAGCCGCGGCCAGGCCATTGCCATGGCCGTTACGATCCTGCGCGATGCCGTACAGCGCGGCGGATCGTTTATGATCGCGCTTAATCAGCTGGAACGCAGCGGCTCGGACGATCCCGTCATTGCAGAACAGATATCAGCCCTGAAACCGCTTGCGGATCGTGGCGCGCCAACCATCGAAAAGCTGCGCCAGTCATTTCCGGCAATGGCACAGAAAGCCGTGCAGGCATCAAGTGACGACCATTCCGGTAGTGTTCTTGATGCGACCTGGGCCAATATCAAAAAACTGATCCCGGTTCGGCGTATTGATGTTGTCGGCGAAGAATCGCTCGATGGACGTTTGGTGACCGCAGAAACAGCGCTTGAAAGTGATGATCTTGATGGTGCCATTGCCGCCCTTGATGGTATCAAAGGTGACAATGCCAAGGCCGCCGTCAACGAGTGGCTTGAAGACGCCAAAAGCCGTCAGGTGTTGAACGGTGCCATCGCAACGCTCAGTGCACATGCGATCAATCTTCTGACCGGTGATGGGTCTGCAAATACGGGGGACAGCCAATGA
- a CDS encoding heme biosynthesis protein HemY, which produces MIRLGLFILITAILVTCTVWFANNPGTMTIVWLGYRFDGSIGMVALGLLVLTGVLVILWRCWSAIANSPNWLGRILGSRRRKKGQQALTMGLLELASGDVRQALKHTRAVDRYLEDDTLTRLLTAQAAELDGNNEAAKRQFEAMLEKPDSAFFGLRGLLQLSLKSDNRSEALDYAERAHRLRPRNPSVLVTLFDLLLGAKRWDRALTLLVDAQKADIFNEDELTRRRALLITAKAEDAITDGENAEAIKLLRKALNARPDFTGAAVLLARLYADIDQPAKARDVAQQSWQTSPSAALGKIYLDSLSEDALAKVKAVEKLIAANPEHVESQLLLAEAALSADLWGMARSNLEKAIAQKAQSRHYRLLADLEFREKKDAAKARELLVKASHANPDPGWRCGACGTETDKWAVTCPSCHSFGSIDWRAPMRVHNDQPASDPATPKQPAAIKRDGAMIENSDPIDKTVNSSAKGEHPATAV; this is translated from the coding sequence ATGATCCGTCTTGGCCTGTTCATTCTGATAACTGCAATTCTGGTCACCTGCACGGTCTGGTTTGCCAATAATCCCGGTACAATGACCATCGTCTGGCTCGGCTACAGGTTTGATGGCTCTATTGGCATGGTCGCCCTTGGCCTTCTTGTTCTGACCGGGGTTCTGGTCATCCTGTGGCGCTGTTGGTCCGCCATTGCCAATTCTCCCAATTGGCTTGGCCGTATTCTGGGCAGTCGTCGTCGCAAAAAAGGTCAGCAGGCCCTTACCATGGGATTGCTGGAACTTGCATCTGGTGATGTTCGCCAAGCATTGAAGCATACCCGTGCGGTCGACCGGTATCTTGAAGATGATACCCTGACCCGCCTGTTAACAGCCCAAGCAGCCGAACTTGACGGAAACAACGAGGCTGCCAAACGTCAATTTGAAGCAATGCTGGAAAAGCCTGATTCAGCATTTTTCGGGTTGCGCGGTTTACTGCAGTTATCGCTGAAGTCCGATAACCGGTCGGAGGCACTCGATTATGCGGAACGGGCCCACCGCCTGCGTCCGCGCAATCCGTCCGTGCTTGTAACGTTATTTGATTTGTTACTGGGTGCAAAACGCTGGGACCGGGCCCTGACCCTGCTGGTGGATGCCCAAAAGGCAGATATCTTTAACGAAGATGAACTGACACGTCGCCGCGCACTTCTGATTACAGCCAAAGCCGAAGACGCAATAACGGATGGTGAAAATGCCGAAGCCATCAAACTTTTGCGCAAAGCTTTGAACGCGCGCCCGGACTTTACCGGTGCGGCTGTTCTTCTGGCTAGGCTTTATGCCGACATTGATCAGCCTGCGAAAGCGCGCGACGTTGCCCAGCAAAGCTGGCAGACATCACCATCCGCGGCCTTGGGTAAAATCTATCTGGACAGTCTTTCCGAAGACGCCTTGGCAAAAGTCAAAGCTGTCGAGAAGCTGATTGCCGCCAATCCGGAACATGTGGAAAGCCAGCTTTTGCTTGCCGAAGCCGCACTTTCTGCCGATTTGTGGGGCATGGCACGCAGCAACCTGGAAAAGGCCATCGCCCAAAAGGCGCAGTCACGTCACTACCGTCTTCTGGCTGATCTGGAATTCCGTGAAAAGAAAGATGCCGCAAAAGCACGCGAGCTGCTGGTAAAGGCAAGTCACGCCAATCCCGACCCCGGCTGGCGGTGCGGTGCATGTGGTACGGAAACAGATAAATGGGCGGTAACCTGCCCGTCCTGTCATTCCTTTGGCAGCATTGACTGGCGCGCACCGATGCGCGTTCATAATGATCAGCCCGCATCCGATCCGGCAACGCCAAAACAGCCCGCCGCCATAAAGCGGGATGGGGCAATGATCGAAAACTCCGATCCGATTGATAAAACCGTGAACAGCAGCGCAAAAGGGGAACATCCAGCAACGGCTGTCTGA
- the purH gene encoding bifunctional phosphoribosylaminoimidazolecarboxamide formyltransferase/IMP cyclohydrolase, translating to MTARIARALISVSDKTGLVEFAKSLHEQGVEILSTGGSAKAIEAAGIPVKEVADHTGFPEIMDGRVKTLHPKIHGGLLGRRSLSSHMQAMQDNDISPIDLVCVNLYPFEETVAKGADFDTCIENIDIGGPSMIRSAAKNHESVTVVVDPSDYDRIVAEMKDNAGATTAETRRVLAAKAFARTGAYDSAISSWFAGELGETFPQRLNVSAELKQTLRYGENPHQQAAFYTNGKNRPGVATATQLQGKELSFNNLNDTDAAFELVSEFDEKPAVAIIKHANPCGVAEGATLIEAYNKALSCDPVSAFGGIIAVNRTLDKATAEEIAKLFAEVVICPDADDAAKEVLAAKKNLRLLVTGGMADPEGEDMTLRSLAGGYLLQNRDAGRVKRNALKVVTKRKPTEAELDDLLFAFRVGKHVKSNAIVYVKDGKTVGVGAGQMSRVDSSRIAAWKAEEAGKNAGEGELRTKGSVVSSDAFFPFADGLLAAVNAGATAVIQPGGSMRDEEVIAAADEHGIAMVFTGMRHFRH from the coding sequence ATGACTGCTCGTATTGCGCGCGCGCTGATCTCTGTTTCCGACAAGACCGGTCTTGTCGAATTTGCCAAATCCCTTCATGAACAGGGTGTTGAAATCCTGTCGACTGGTGGTTCTGCCAAGGCCATCGAAGCGGCCGGTATCCCTGTGAAGGAAGTTGCCGATCATACCGGTTTTCCCGAAATCATGGACGGTCGCGTCAAGACTCTTCATCCGAAGATTCACGGCGGCCTTTTGGGCCGCCGTTCTCTTTCCAGCCATATGCAGGCGATGCAGGATAACGACATTTCGCCGATCGATCTGGTCTGTGTGAACCTTTATCCGTTCGAAGAAACCGTTGCCAAAGGTGCCGATTTCGACACCTGCATCGAAAATATCGATATTGGTGGGCCCAGCATGATCCGCTCGGCGGCGAAGAACCATGAGTCGGTGACTGTGGTTGTCGATCCTTCTGACTACGACCGCATTGTTGCCGAGATGAAAGACAATGCCGGTGCCACGACGGCTGAAACCCGTCGTGTTCTGGCGGCCAAGGCTTTTGCCCGCACGGGTGCTTATGACTCGGCCATTTCAAGCTGGTTTGCCGGTGAGCTTGGTGAAACCTTCCCGCAGCGCCTGAATGTTTCTGCCGAACTGAAACAGACCCTGCGTTACGGTGAAAACCCCCATCAGCAGGCAGCATTCTATACCAACGGTAAAAACCGTCCGGGCGTTGCCACCGCGACCCAGCTTCAGGGTAAGGAATTGTCATTCAATAACCTGAATGACACGGATGCGGCGTTCGAACTGGTGTCCGAGTTTGATGAAAAACCGGCTGTTGCCATCATCAAGCACGCCAATCCGTGTGGCGTTGCCGAGGGGGCAACTCTGATTGAAGCCTATAACAAGGCCCTGTCTTGTGATCCGGTTTCGGCCTTTGGCGGCATCATTGCCGTTAACCGTACTCTTGATAAAGCCACTGCCGAAGAAATCGCCAAACTGTTTGCCGAAGTCGTGATCTGCCCGGATGCAGATGACGCGGCGAAGGAAGTTCTGGCAGCGAAGAAGAACCTGCGTCTTCTGGTGACCGGTGGCATGGCGGATCCGGAAGGTGAAGACATGACGCTTCGGTCGTTGGCTGGTGGATATCTTCTTCAGAACCGCGATGCCGGTCGCGTCAAGCGTAACGCGCTTAAAGTCGTCACCAAGCGCAAGCCGACCGAAGCCGAACTTGATGATCTGCTGTTTGCCTTCCGTGTTGGCAAACATGTCAAATCAAACGCGATTGTTTATGTCAAAGACGGTAAAACGGTTGGTGTGGGTGCCGGCCAGATGAGCCGTGTTGACAGTTCACGGATTGCCGCATGGAAAGCCGAAGAAGCCGGTAAAAATGCGGGTGAAGGCGAATTGCGCACCAAGGGATCGGTCGTGTCGTCTGATGCCTTCTTCCCGTTTGCAGACGGATTGCTGGCTGCAGTCAATGCCGGTGCCACAGCGGTTATTCAGCCGGGCGGTTCAATGCGTGACGAAGAAGTCATTGCGGCTGCCGATGAACACGGTATTGCCATGGTGTTTACCGGTATGCGTCACTTCCGCCATTAA
- a CDS encoding polysaccharide biosynthesis protein, with protein sequence MSRLFQRSQIAFVHDVTMAAVSLPAALYLRVGDGVVFYNPQNILFSASVFTVIAAVSFWFFGLYRGIWRYASLNDLTRIAKAVTVAIGVLFLVLFLTARLDWLPRSTPIIQWFLLMALLGGSRLIYRITKDKTSAREMLRQGTHRLPVLLIGAGDEAEAFIRETRRSANTPFDVVGIVSLTDSRVGRNMHGVDVLATVDRLEEILGKLANSKRGLPRRLVLTGDALRHEDITKWVEIADQRGITLARLPKLNDLREGLADPLQIRPVAIEDLLGRPQARLDRDKVRQMIAGHRVLVTGAGGSIGSELVRQIAAYGPESLTLLDAGEYNLYAIDMEMAEKYPDLPRESILGDVRDRTRIDQVFAKQKPEIVFHAAAYKHVPLVEHNPNEGILTNTLGTRNVAEACRAAGVGTMVLISTDKAVNPANVMGASKRLAECYCQALETLPADQRGPTRFVTVRFGNVLGSTGSVVPLFRRQLEAGGPLTVTHEGITRYFMTIAEAVELVLQAAELGKHGVTDGGKIFVLDMGRPVKIIDLARQMILLSGLRPGKDIDIKVTGLRPGEKLYEELFHDGEPPEPTETDGVMLAAPRVVDYALIKQVFDELGQSAVNRDTHKTLELMGRLVPEFQPPEIGVKSFFADSDPGKLDQAVSGQ encoded by the coding sequence ATGTCGCGTTTATTCCAACGTAGCCAGATTGCCTTTGTCCATGATGTGACAATGGCAGCTGTTTCATTGCCCGCAGCACTTTATCTGCGCGTGGGCGATGGTGTGGTTTTTTATAATCCGCAGAACATTCTGTTTTCAGCATCAGTCTTTACCGTTATCGCCGCAGTCTCTTTCTGGTTTTTTGGCCTTTATCGCGGGATTTGGCGTTATGCGTCTTTGAACGATCTGACGCGAATTGCCAAGGCGGTAACAGTTGCCATTGGCGTATTGTTTCTTGTGTTGTTCCTGACCGCGCGGCTTGACTGGTTGCCGCGATCAACACCGATTATTCAGTGGTTCCTTTTAATGGCGCTGCTGGGGGGATCCCGGCTGATTTATCGGATCACCAAGGACAAAACCTCTGCCCGTGAAATGCTGCGGCAGGGGACGCATCGTTTGCCGGTTCTGTTGATTGGTGCAGGTGACGAGGCGGAAGCCTTCATTCGCGAAACGCGTCGTTCAGCAAATACACCGTTTGATGTTGTCGGGATTGTTTCGCTGACCGATAGCCGCGTTGGGCGCAACATGCACGGCGTTGACGTTCTTGCGACCGTAGATCGTCTTGAGGAGATCCTTGGCAAGCTCGCCAATAGCAAGCGTGGGCTGCCGCGCCGGTTGGTTCTGACCGGTGACGCACTGCGTCACGAAGATATCACGAAATGGGTCGAGATTGCTGATCAAAGGGGCATTACTCTTGCGCGCCTGCCAAAGTTGAATGATCTGCGGGAAGGTCTTGCCGACCCACTGCAAATCCGCCCCGTAGCGATTGAGGATTTGCTGGGCCGTCCGCAGGCGCGCCTTGATCGAGACAAGGTTCGTCAAATGATTGCCGGGCATCGGGTGCTTGTGACCGGTGCCGGTGGGTCAATCGGGTCGGAACTGGTGCGTCAGATTGCTGCCTATGGTCCGGAAAGTCTGACCTTGCTGGATGCGGGGGAATACAATCTTTATGCCATCGATATGGAGATGGCGGAAAAATATCCCGATCTTCCGCGTGAGAGTATTTTAGGCGATGTGCGTGATCGAACCCGGATCGATCAGGTTTTTGCAAAGCAAAAGCCGGAGATTGTTTTTCATGCCGCAGCCTATAAACATGTGCCGCTGGTTGAACACAATCCCAATGAAGGTATTCTGACCAATACGTTGGGCACCCGCAACGTTGCCGAGGCATGCCGTGCGGCCGGGGTTGGCACCATGGTTCTGATTTCAACGGACAAGGCCGTAAATCCGGCGAATGTCATGGGGGCGTCAAAACGTTTGGCGGAATGCTATTGTCAGGCGCTTGAGACGCTGCCAGCGGATCAGCGCGGCCCGACGCGGTTTGTGACGGTTCGGTTTGGCAATGTGCTGGGCTCAACCGGATCCGTCGTACCCCTGTTCCGCCGCCAGCTGGAGGCCGGCGGTCCGTTGACGGTGACGCACGAAGGCATCACGCGGTATTTCATGACGATTGCCGAAGCGGTGGAACTTGTTTTGCAGGCCGCCGAACTTGGCAAACATGGTGTCACCGATGGTGGCAAGATATTCGTTCTTGATATGGGGCGACCGGTCAAGATCATCGATCTGGCGCGTCAGATGATCCTGCTGTCGGGCCTGCGTCCGGGCAAGGATATCGATATCAAGGTAACGGGATTACGTCCCGGCGAGAAGCTTTACGAAGAATTGTTCCACGATGGTGAGCCGCCAGAGCCGACTGAAACGGATGGTGTCATGCTGGCCGCACCGCGGGTCGTTGATTACGCCCTGATCAAACAGGTGTTCGATGAACTTGGGCAGAGCGCAGTCAATCGTGATACCCACAAAACGCTGGAACTGATGGGGCGTCTTGTCCCCGAATTTCAGCCGCCCGAGATTGGGGTTAAATCCTTCTTTGCAGATAGCGATCCGGGAAAACTCGATCAGGCGGTTAGTGGTCAATAA
- a CDS encoding MraY family glycosyltransferase — protein sequence MSFAALAIFSGCFLIGSMLLTWAVLLYLRRKAILDMPNHRSSHAVPTPRGGGLAVTPLLVFMVGAVFLWSGNADLPQWVMLAAAAALGMLSWFDDRHDLSPAIRFACQFVAVIVGVFAIDSPVLQGLVPMWLDRVLVVLAWVWFLNLFNFMDGIDGITGVEAGSIGAGVFALALLMPLPEFIDLGYIGLGILAIMAGFLIWNWHPAKLFLGDVGSVPLGFVLGWLLLELAARGAWMPALILPLYYLVDATFTLMKRGLRGEKVWHAHREHFYQQATQRGMSHAGVSFLIMLANLALILVVFLPTDADVSERLAIAAMIVVLLIAGMKFLPVKTVKTHSP from the coding sequence ATGTCTTTTGCCGCACTTGCGATTTTTTCCGGCTGCTTTCTGATCGGCTCTATGTTGCTGACCTGGGCGGTGTTGCTTTATCTGCGGCGCAAGGCGATTCTTGATATGCCCAATCATCGTTCCAGTCACGCGGTGCCAACCCCGCGCGGTGGCGGATTGGCCGTGACGCCGCTTTTGGTGTTCATGGTCGGAGCGGTTTTTTTATGGTCGGGGAATGCTGATCTGCCTCAATGGGTCATGCTCGCCGCGGCTGCGGCGCTTGGCATGTTAAGCTGGTTTGATGATCGACATGATCTGTCGCCTGCTATTCGTTTTGCCTGTCAGTTCGTTGCCGTGATCGTCGGTGTGTTCGCGATTGACAGTCCTGTCCTGCAAGGGCTGGTGCCAATGTGGCTGGATCGTGTTCTGGTGGTTCTTGCCTGGGTCTGGTTCCTTAATCTTTTCAATTTCATGGATGGGATTGACGGCATTACCGGGGTCGAAGCGGGATCCATTGGCGCGGGCGTTTTTGCTTTGGCGCTTTTGATGCCGTTGCCTGAATTCATTGATCTTGGTTATATCGGGCTTGGTATTCTGGCGATCATGGCCGGATTTCTGATCTGGAACTGGCATCCGGCGAAGCTGTTTCTGGGGGATGTCGGATCGGTGCCGCTGGGGTTTGTTCTGGGTTGGTTGCTGCTTGAACTGGCGGCACGTGGTGCGTGGATGCCAGCTTTGATCCTGCCATTATACTATCTGGTCGATGCAACCTTTACGTTGATGAAGCGCGGGCTTCGGGGGGAAAAGGTCTGGCATGCTCATCGTGAGCATTTCTATCAACAGGCGACCCAGCGTGGGATGAGCCACGCTGGGGTTTCATTCCTGATAATGCTTGCCAATCTGGCACTGATCCTTGTGGTGTTTTTGCCGACAGATGCGGACGTATCTGAGCGGTTGGCAATAGCTGCAATGATTGTCGTGTTGCTGATTGCGGGAATGAAATTTTTGCCGGTTAAGACTGTCAAAACGCATTCGCCCTGA